The sequence below is a genomic window from Streptomyces sp. V1I1.
CTCGCGGACCGGCTCGTCAGCTCGGTGACGCTCGGCGTGTACGCGGTCCCGGAGTTCGCCTTCGGCGTGCTGCTGGTCACCGTATTCGCCCTGCGTCTTGGCTGGCTGCCGCCGACCGCCGTCGGATACGGCACCGATCTGCTCGCCCACCCCGCGGCGCTGGTCCTCCCCGTCCTCGTCCTGCTGTCCCGGCCGGTGTGCTCACTGGCCCGCCTGGTACGAGCCGGCATGATCGACGCGCTGGCCTCGCCGTACGCCGCCCAGGCCTGCCGCTACGGCATCTCCGGCGCCCGCATCCGGTACGCCCACGCGCTGCCCAACGCCATCGCGCCTGCCGCCCAGCAACTCGCCCGGACCATCGACTGGTTGCTGTGCGGGGTCATCGTGGTGGAGGCGCTGTATGTGATCCCCGGACTGGGAACGGTGCTGATGAACGCTGTCGCGGAACGCGACATCCCCGTGGTGCAGGGCCTCGCTGTGGTTTTCGGACTGACCACCGTCGTCCTCAACCTCGGCGCCGACCTGGTCGCCCACCGCTTCGCGCCGCGGGCGGGGGCGGAGGCATGAGGCAACGCGTCACGCTCGGTGCGCTGATCGTCGGCGTACCGCTGGCCCTCGCCCTGCTCGGACCGCTGTTCGCCGGAGCCCCTGGCCCACGGGC
It includes:
- a CDS encoding ABC transporter permease — its product is MIGLRSWVARRLLLGVAQTAAVVLLVFVLTEALPGDAAVALAGDQPDPERIAAIREAMHLDRPAYERLADWAAGLLYADFGTSLASGRPVSTYIADGFGPTVLLAVLTMVLLVPVGVGLGVLAARHEGRLADRLVSSVTLGVYAVPEFAFGVLLVTVFALRLGWLPPTAVGYGTDLLAHPAALVLPVLVLLSRPVCSLARLVRAGMIDALASPYAAQACRYGISGARIRYAHALPNAIAPAAQQLARTIDWLLCGVIVVEALYVIPGLGTVLMNAVAERDIPVVQGLAVVFGLTTVVLNLGADLVAHRFAPRAGAEA